A single region of the Vicia villosa cultivar HV-30 ecotype Madison, WI linkage group LG4, Vvil1.0, whole genome shotgun sequence genome encodes:
- the LOC131595694 gene encoding histone-lysine N-methyltransferase family member SUVH9-like, which yields MDSQNPNFTTPPPGFSVPVPASLLTPKQEPRDEPPQQEQNQQQQPQPQQEPNLNDVPNLNLNLNLNLDDIYEEQTLPEGFSNFNLISEAYPTGFTTGIQQLENDVDDAYDPNSRAIVPVPEARQSYDNNAPGAGEVAAQRLQRRYKELVRVADLGLADQRQFRDMVRRTRMVYDSLRVLALIEEEKRGDVRRLRSDLKASALMRTSGLWLNRDKRIVGPIPGICIGDVFLYRMELVVIGLHGQPQAGIDYLPGSMSSNGEPIATSVIVSGGYEDDIDQGDVIIYSGHGGQDKNSRQVFHQKLEGGNLAMERSMHYGIEVRVIRGVRYEGSSSASGKVYVYDGLYRIVEYWFDVGKSGFGVYKFKLWRIDGQAKMGSVILKDALMLRRDPLFIKPMCVFSLDISNRNENVGVRLFNDIDRSNDPMCFQYLPRSTFPQFVFHHSGRVTGCECVNGCVEGCFCFMKNGNEFPYSQSGLLLKGRPLVFECGPFCRCPPHCRNRVTQKGLKNRLEVFRSKETGWGVRSLDLIQAGAFICEYTGIVLTREQAQVLIMNGDSLIYPNRFSTRWEEWGDLSLVNPNYERPTYPSVPPLDFALDVSKMRNVACYMSHSSTPNVLVQFVLYDHNNLMFPHLMLFAMENIPPMREFSLDYGVTDDELTGKLAICN from the coding sequence ATGGATTCTCAAAACCCAAACTTTACTACACCTCCACCTGGTTTCTCTGTCCCTGTCCCAGCTTCATTGCTAACTCCGAAGCAAGAGCCTCGTGACGAACCACCTCAACAGGAACAGAATCAACAACAACAGCCGCAACCACAGCAAGAACCGAACCTGAATGATGTTCCGAACCTCAATCTTAACCTAAATCTTAACCTCGATGATATTTATGAAGAACAAACCCTACCCGAAGGGTTTTCCAACTTTAACCTTATCTCAGAGGCTTACCCAACCGGGTTCACTACAGGTATTCAACAACTCGAAAATGACGTTGATGATGCTTATGATCCTAATTCACGCGCCATCGTTCCAGTTCCCGAGGCCCGTCAGAGTTACGACAACAATGCTCCGGGGGCGGGGGAAGTTGCCGCGCAGAGGCTTCAACGCCGTTATAAGGAGCTTGTCCGTGTGGCGGATCTTGGTTTAGCGGACCAGCGTCAGTTTCGGGATATGGTGAGAAGGACAAGGATGGTTTATGATTCGCTTCGCGTTTTGGCTTTGATTGAAGAGGAGAAGAGAGGTGATGTTCGTAGACTGAGAAGCGATCTTAAAGCTTCTGCTTTGATGAGGACCAGTGGTTTGTGGCTGAATCGGGATAAGAGAATTGTTGGTCCGATTCCTGGTATTTGTATTGGTGATGTGTTTCTTTATAGAATGGAGTTAGTTGTGATTGGTTTACATGGGCAGCCGCAAGCCGGAATTGATTATTTGCCTGGTAGTATGAGTTCAAATGGCGAACCGATTGCTACTAGTGTGATTGTTTCTGGTGGATATGAGGATGACATCGATCAAGGCGATGTTATTATCTATTCTGGTCATGGTGGTCAGGATAAGAATTCGAGGCAGGTTTTTCATCAGAAGTTGGAAGGTGGGAACCTTGCGATGGAGAGAAGTATGCATTATGGGATTGAAGTTAGGGTTATTCGCGGTGTTCGGTATGAAGGTTCGTCTTCTGCTTCTGGTAAGGTTTATGTTTATGATGGCTTGTATAGGATTGTTGAATATTGGTTTGATGTTGGTAAGTCCGGTTTtggtgtttataagtttaagttaTGGAGGATTGATGGTCAAGCTAAGATGGGTAGTGTGATTCTTAAGGATGCTCTTATGCTGAGGAGGGATCCTTTGTTTATTAAACCTATGTGTGTTTTTTCGCTTGATATTTCGAATAGGAACGAGAATGTCGGTGTGAGGCTTTTTAATGATATTGATAGGAGTAATGATCCGATGTGTTTTCAGTATCTTCCAAGGTCTACTTTTCCGCAGTTTGTGTTTCATCACAGTGGGAGGGTGACGGGTTGTGAGTGTGTGAATGGTTGCGTCGAAGGATGCTTTTGTTTCATGAAGAATGGAAATGAGTTTCCTTATAGTCAAAGTGGGCTTCTCTTGAAAGGAAGACCGTTAGTCTTTGAATGCGGTCCTTTTTGTAGATGTCCGCCTCATTGTCGTAACCGTGTTACACAAAAAGGGCTGAAAAATAGGTTGGAAGTGTTTAGATCTAAAGAGACTGGTTGGGGAGTCAGGTCTTTGGACCTTATTCAAGCTGGAGCTTTTATATGTGAATACACCGGGATTGTTTTGACTAGGGAGCAAGCACAGGTTTTGATCATGAATGGTGATTCATTGATATATCCGAATCGCTTTTCGACTAGGTGGGAAGAATGGGGTGATTTATCTCTGGTAAACCCTAATTATGAGCGCCCGACGTATCCATCAGTTCCTCCTTTAGATTTTGCTCTGGATGTGTCAAAAATGAGGAATGTTGCTTGCTACATGAGTCATAGCTCAACTCCCAATGTGTTGGTTCAGTTTGTTCTATATGATCACAATAATTTGATGTTCCCTCACCTTATGCTATTTGCGATGGAGAACATCCCTCCGATGAGAGAGTTTAGCCTTGATTATGGAGTAACTGATGATGAGTTGACTGGCAAGCTCGCTATATGTAACTGA